Proteins from a single region of Halorubrum sp. 2020YC2:
- a CDS encoding branched-chain amino acid ABC transporter permease, with protein sequence MSDDDAPDDADASASDAPESATAAVIEAARESDLGLVVGTLLAIYAAATLLTFTDGLNSVVGLMETLTFLGLVYALTALALNLQWGYTGLFNIGVAGFMAVGVYTMGMVVRSPDPAFGPPGLGLPLPVGIVAGMGMAALLGGIAALPALRLKADYLAIVTLGLSEIVRLSLQSSTFDNFLRDTIGAGTGGGRGMGMPDNPVRSLFLVDGQAGNPTALGDLVFGVFGTDGLGISHPILIGWGYIVVLAGFLVGFYLLLERLGRSPFGRTMKAIREDELVANSLGKDVNLVKIKVFVIGCALMGLAGILWFGSQGNVSPTPQFRPLLTFYVFIAVIIGGSGSNTGSVLGGIVFAAVLFEGPRRVGGAVRGFIDAETPPSFADALVSLDPVTFLAYASDNVAPLQFVFLGLVLVFIIHRRPEGILGDRIETAAAVDLSERPAGGESDE encoded by the coding sequence ATGAGCGACGACGACGCCCCCGACGACGCCGACGCGTCCGCGTCCGACGCGCCCGAGAGCGCGACGGCGGCGGTGATCGAGGCCGCCCGAGAGAGCGACCTCGGACTCGTAGTCGGGACGCTGCTCGCGATCTACGCGGCCGCGACGCTTTTGACCTTCACCGACGGTCTCAACAGCGTCGTCGGGCTCATGGAGACGCTGACGTTCCTCGGTCTCGTCTACGCGCTCACCGCGCTCGCCTTGAACCTCCAGTGGGGGTACACCGGCCTCTTCAACATCGGCGTCGCCGGCTTCATGGCCGTCGGCGTGTACACGATGGGGATGGTCGTCCGGTCGCCCGACCCCGCCTTCGGGCCGCCCGGACTCGGGCTGCCGCTCCCGGTCGGCATCGTCGCCGGGATGGGGATGGCGGCGCTGCTCGGCGGGATCGCCGCCCTGCCGGCGCTGCGCCTCAAGGCCGACTACCTCGCCATCGTGACGCTCGGGCTCTCGGAGATCGTCCGGCTGTCGCTCCAGTCGAGCACGTTCGACAACTTCCTGCGCGACACGATCGGCGCCGGGACGGGCGGCGGCCGCGGGATGGGGATGCCGGACAACCCCGTCCGCAGCCTGTTCCTCGTCGACGGGCAGGCGGGGAACCCGACCGCGCTCGGGGACCTCGTCTTCGGCGTCTTCGGAACCGACGGGCTCGGCATCTCCCATCCGATCCTCATCGGCTGGGGGTACATCGTCGTCCTCGCCGGCTTCCTGGTCGGCTTCTACCTCCTCTTGGAACGCCTCGGCCGGTCGCCGTTCGGCCGGACGATGAAGGCGATCCGCGAGGACGAACTCGTCGCCAACTCGCTCGGCAAGGACGTGAACCTCGTGAAGATCAAGGTGTTCGTCATCGGCTGCGCGCTGATGGGACTCGCCGGCATCCTCTGGTTCGGCAGTCAGGGCAACGTCTCGCCGACGCCGCAGTTCCGCCCCCTCCTGACCTTCTACGTGTTCATCGCGGTGATCATCGGCGGCTCCGGCTCGAACACCGGCTCCGTTCTCGGCGGCATCGTCTTCGCCGCGGTGCTGTTCGAGGGACCGCGGCGCGTCGGCGGGGCCGTCCGCGGGTTCATCGACGCCGAGACGCCGCCGTCGTTCGCTGACGCGCTCGTCTCGCTGGACCCGGTGACGTTCCTCGCGTACGCGAGCGACAACGTCGCACCGCTCCAGTTCGTCTTCCTCGGGCTCGTCTTGGTGTTCATCATCCACCGGCGCCCGGAGGGGATCTTAGGCGACCGGATCGAGACGGCCGCCGCCGTCGACCTCTCCGAGCGGCCCGCCGGAGGTGAGAGCGATGAGTAG
- a CDS encoding ATP-binding cassette domain-containing protein, which produces MTADASEDDVAADATSATTERAADAVDVDPDTVETGADAGTTHALDGDAILRIRDLDAGYGDLQILSDVVLDVADGEYVTIVGPNGAGKSTVMKTVFGLTTHMGGTVEFEGEPIQGLAPEQIIREGIGFVPQNDNVFPGLSVRENLEMGAYILDEVPEDQIETIYDRFPILRERKDQKAGTLSGGQRQMVAMGRALMLDPDLLLLDEPSAGLAPDLVSDMFDRIDRINDSGTAVLMVEQNAKEALRRCDRGYVLVNGENRYTDRGEVLLNDEDVRRDFLGG; this is translated from the coding sequence ATGACCGCCGACGCCTCCGAGGACGATGTCGCGGCGGACGCGACCTCCGCGACGACCGAGCGCGCGGCCGACGCGGTCGACGTCGACCCGGACACGGTCGAGACCGGCGCGGACGCCGGCACGACCCACGCGCTCGACGGCGACGCGATACTGCGGATCCGCGACCTCGACGCCGGCTACGGCGACCTCCAGATCCTCTCGGACGTGGTCTTAGACGTCGCGGACGGCGAGTACGTGACCATCGTCGGTCCCAACGGGGCCGGGAAGTCGACCGTGATGAAGACCGTCTTCGGACTCACGACCCACATGGGCGGCACCGTCGAGTTCGAGGGAGAGCCGATCCAGGGGCTCGCGCCGGAGCAGATCATCCGCGAGGGGATCGGGTTCGTCCCGCAGAACGACAACGTGTTCCCCGGACTCAGCGTCCGCGAGAACCTCGAAATGGGCGCGTACATCCTCGACGAGGTGCCCGAAGACCAGATCGAGACGATCTACGACCGCTTCCCCATCCTCCGGGAGCGAAAGGATCAGAAGGCGGGGACGCTCTCGGGCGGCCAGCGCCAGATGGTCGCGATGGGGCGGGCGCTCATGCTCGACCCCGACCTGCTGCTGCTCGACGAGCCGTCAGCCGGGCTCGCGCCCGACCTCGTCTCCGATATGTTCGACCGGATCGACCGGATCAACGACAGCGGGACGGCGGTGCTGATGGTCGAGCAGAACGCGAAGGAGGCGCTCCGGCGGTGCGACCGCGGCTACGTGCTGGTGAACGGCGAGAACCGCTACACCGACCGCGGCGAGGTGCTGCTCAACGACGAGGACGTGCGGCGCGACTTCTTAGGCGGATAA
- a CDS encoding branched-chain amino acid ABC transporter permease, whose product MGTTDSSIVDSARARPGLLLVAVLGGLLLLDLAAKLGGVGLGPIGGSLSVDQLGSNLWSGIVIGLVIGLAGIGLSMTYSILSFANFSHGDLVSVGAFSGWGVAFLIAGFGDVPARALLTLRDAGSASPGDIGAHILTTPAAILVGLVAAFVVTAALAVALDRAFYKPMRDRDGIALLIASIGAALIVRYLLQFVYGSDRRGITASVDASNLAFGPLGVSVNAHELTILVAALGLMLAMHGMLQHTKLGTAMRAMADNKDLALITGIPAERVVTATWIIGGGLAGASGYLYVLLRGTIQFDFGWLLLLLIFAAVILGGIGSVYGAIVGGLVIGVVFTTSTIWIPSDFNQAAAFAVMILMLLLRPEGLFGGVSTT is encoded by the coding sequence ATGGGAACAACTGACTCGTCGATCGTCGACTCCGCGCGGGCTCGGCCGGGGCTCCTCCTCGTCGCCGTCCTCGGCGGTCTGCTTCTGCTCGACCTCGCGGCGAAACTCGGAGGGGTCGGTCTCGGCCCGATCGGGGGGTCGCTCTCGGTCGACCAGCTCGGATCGAACCTCTGGAGCGGAATCGTAATCGGACTGGTGATCGGCCTGGCGGGCATCGGGCTCTCGATGACGTACAGCATCCTCTCGTTCGCGAACTTCTCGCACGGCGACCTCGTCAGCGTCGGGGCGTTCTCCGGCTGGGGCGTCGCGTTCCTGATCGCCGGCTTCGGTGACGTGCCGGCCCGCGCGTTGCTGACCCTCCGCGACGCCGGGAGCGCCTCGCCGGGCGACATCGGCGCGCACATCCTCACGACGCCCGCCGCCATCCTCGTCGGACTGGTCGCGGCGTTCGTCGTCACCGCGGCGCTCGCGGTGGCGCTCGACCGAGCCTTCTACAAGCCGATGCGGGACCGCGACGGGATCGCGCTGCTTATCGCCTCCATCGGGGCCGCGCTGATCGTCCGCTACCTGCTCCAGTTCGTCTACGGCTCCGACCGCCGGGGGATCACCGCCAGCGTCGACGCGTCGAACCTGGCGTTCGGTCCCCTCGGCGTCTCGGTGAACGCGCACGAGCTCACCATCCTCGTCGCGGCGCTCGGACTCATGCTCGCGATGCACGGCATGCTCCAGCACACGAAGCTCGGGACCGCGATGCGCGCGATGGCCGACAACAAGGACCTCGCGCTCATCACGGGAATCCCGGCCGAGCGCGTCGTCACCGCCACGTGGATCATCGGCGGCGGGCTCGCGGGCGCGTCCGGCTACCTCTACGTCCTGCTCCGCGGGACGATCCAGTTCGACTTCGGCTGGCTCCTCCTGCTCCTCATCTTCGCGGCCGTAATCTTAGGCGGGATCGGCTCCGTCTACGGCGCCATCGTCGGCGGACTCGTCATCGGCGTCGTGTTCACGACCTCGACGATCTGGATCCCCTCCGACTTCAACCAGGCGGCGGCGTTCGCCGTGATGATCCTGATGCTGCTGTTGCGTCCCGAGGGGCTGTTCGGGGGGGTGAGTACGACATGA
- the lipA gene encoding lipoyl synthase, with the protein MQRGRRKPDWLKSRPPSGSRFTEIKSTLREHDLHTVCEEANCPNMGECWSGNDGPGTATFMLMGDRCSRGCNFCDVETGGMEALDPDEPANVADAVAEIGLDYVVLTSVDRDDLADGGSAHFAETIREIKRRDPEVLVETLIPDFQGDPEAIDRIVDAEPDVIAHNVETVERLQWPVRDRRADYEQSLAVLDRVDRESDIYTKTSLMLGVGEYDHEVYRTLGDLREVGVDVVTFGQYLQPSRSHLDVFEYVHPDVFETWRRVAEAEFDFLYCASGAMVRSSYKAGELFVEALVREGRSPEDARRHARAAGGD; encoded by the coding sequence ATGCAACGCGGCCGCCGGAAGCCGGACTGGCTGAAGTCGCGCCCGCCGTCCGGGAGTCGCTTCACCGAGATCAAGTCCACCCTCCGCGAGCACGACCTCCACACGGTCTGCGAGGAGGCGAACTGCCCGAACATGGGCGAGTGCTGGTCGGGGAACGACGGCCCCGGCACGGCGACGTTCATGCTGATGGGCGACCGCTGCTCGCGCGGCTGTAACTTCTGTGACGTCGAGACCGGCGGGATGGAGGCGCTCGACCCCGACGAGCCGGCGAACGTCGCGGACGCGGTCGCGGAGATCGGTCTCGACTACGTCGTCTTGACCTCCGTCGACCGCGACGACCTCGCGGACGGCGGGTCGGCGCACTTCGCGGAGACGATCCGCGAGATCAAGCGCCGCGACCCGGAGGTGCTCGTGGAGACGCTCATCCCGGACTTTCAGGGCGACCCCGAGGCGATCGACCGGATCGTCGACGCGGAGCCGGACGTGATCGCGCACAACGTCGAGACGGTCGAGCGGCTGCAGTGGCCGGTCCGGGACCGGCGGGCGGACTACGAGCAGTCGCTCGCGGTCCTCGACCGGGTCGACCGCGAGTCCGACATCTACACGAAGACGAGCCTCATGCTCGGCGTCGGGGAGTACGACCACGAGGTGTACCGAACGCTCGGGGACCTCCGCGAGGTCGGCGTCGACGTGGTCACCTTCGGCCAGTACCTCCAGCCCTCGCGCTCGCATCTGGACGTGTTCGAGTACGTCCACCCGGACGTCTTCGAGACGTGGCGGCGGGTCGCGGAGGCGGAGTTCGACTTCCTCTACTGCGCGTCCGGCGCTATGGTCCGGTCGTCGTACAAGGCGGGCGAGCTGTTCGTCGAGGCGCTCGTCCGCGAGGGGCGGTCGCCCGAGGACGCGCGGCGGCACGCGCGAGCCGCCGGCGGCGACTGA
- a CDS encoding ArsR family transcriptional regulator, translated as MSEVSPAVEAWKENASAFDRVQSVASTLSEPQTASYIANEAYVAENTARKHLERLVDLNVLITSEREGTTHYSADPLHTRLQTLRELLEQNDRDDLIELKSDLQSEIQGWSDEYGVDSPSELRACAAETGTAAQTRAVKTTASDWELVSYRLSIVEDAIENYAEYDRDYRASA; from the coding sequence ATGAGCGAAGTCAGCCCCGCGGTTGAAGCGTGGAAAGAAAACGCGAGCGCATTCGACAGGGTTCAGTCAGTCGCCAGCACCCTTTCAGAACCGCAGACGGCGTCGTACATCGCGAACGAAGCGTACGTGGCTGAGAACACCGCACGGAAACACTTGGAGCGGCTCGTGGATCTGAACGTCCTGATAACGAGCGAGCGAGAGGGGACGACCCACTACTCCGCCGACCCACTCCACACCCGGCTACAGACGCTTCGGGAATTGCTGGAACAGAACGATCGCGACGACCTGATCGAATTGAAGTCGGATCTACAGTCGGAGATCCAAGGGTGGAGCGACGAGTACGGGGTCGACTCACCCTCCGAACTCCGTGCCTGTGCCGCGGAGACGGGGACTGCCGCGCAAACGAGAGCAGTCAAAACGACGGCGAGTGATTGGGAACTCGTCTCGTATCGCCTGTCTATCGTCGAGGACGCTATCGAGAACTACGCGGAGTACGACCGAGACTACCGAGCGTCGGCCTGA
- a CDS encoding ABC transporter ATP-binding protein yields the protein MSSDAPDPSDAGDAGDAADPSDAGDAGAADAVAAADGSTQQAEANDGDVEEAAKRTPTTVPLRVEGLVKRFGGVTAVDGASFEVESGSLTGLIGPNGAGKSTTFNCITGVHQPTAGKVYFEGEDITGLRPHQIARQGLVRTFQIARELSEMTVLENLMLAPQGQLGESAIRAVTPGLRGAVIEEETALRERAWETLEFFEIDHLAHEHAGNLSGGQRKLLEMARALMTDPEMVLLDEPLAGVNPTLEEKLLDRIHDLRADGYTFLLVEHDMDVIMNNCERVIVMHQGSVLAEGTGDEIRNDERVIEAYLGEDL from the coding sequence ATGAGTAGCGACGCTCCCGATCCGAGCGACGCGGGCGACGCGGGCGACGCCGCCGATCCGAGCGACGCGGGCGACGCCGGCGCGGCGGACGCCGTCGCCGCGGCGGACGGGTCCACACAGCAGGCGGAGGCGAACGACGGCGACGTGGAGGAGGCAGCCAAGCGCACCCCCACGACGGTGCCGCTCCGCGTGGAGGGGCTGGTGAAGCGGTTCGGCGGCGTCACCGCCGTCGACGGCGCCTCCTTCGAGGTCGAGTCCGGGTCGCTGACCGGACTCATCGGGCCGAACGGCGCCGGAAAGTCGACCACGTTCAACTGTATCACCGGCGTCCACCAGCCGACCGCCGGGAAGGTGTACTTCGAGGGCGAGGACATCACGGGACTCAGGCCGCACCAGATCGCGCGTCAGGGACTGGTCCGGACGTTCCAGATCGCCCGGGAGCTCTCCGAGATGACCGTCCTAGAGAACCTCATGCTCGCGCCGCAGGGACAGCTCGGCGAGTCCGCGATCCGGGCGGTGACGCCCGGGCTTCGCGGCGCGGTGATCGAGGAGGAGACCGCGCTCCGCGAGCGGGCGTGGGAGACGCTGGAGTTCTTCGAGATCGACCACCTCGCGCACGAGCACGCGGGGAACCTCTCCGGCGGCCAGCGGAAGCTGCTGGAGATGGCCCGCGCGCTGATGACCGACCCCGAGATGGTGCTGCTCGACGAGCCGCTCGCCGGGGTCAACCCGACCCTCGAAGAGAAGCTCTTAGACCGGATCCACGACCTGCGCGCGGACGGCTACACCTTCCTGCTCGTCGAACACGACATGGACGTCATCATGAACAACTGCGAACGCGTCATCGTCATGCATCAGGGCAGCGTGCTCGCCGAGGGGACCGGCGACGAGATACGGAACGACGAGCGGGTCATCGAGGCGTACCTGGGTGAGGACCTATGA
- a CDS encoding ABC transporter substrate-binding protein: MTRRIQRRDVLRGAGAVGIAAVAGCSTESGDGGDGDDGGDGSDGSDGMDGGDGSDGGDGGDVPDAVMVVGFPQSGIQLFRDFYSEFADSAPDLDIIVPDGLIDGDLPSEVDNAMNNVIGTAPSAGGPGAEFFTSSYEEEYGEAPGVFTAQAYDAMAVEILAATAAGENDGEAIRDRVRTVANPGGEEFGPADLPEAVETVAGGDPVHYVGASSSVNFDVNGDVATAAYDITDFQDGELVTLDTVEFGNDLTEEDLNATAEAPVGVDSFTARIGVLMPETGDLGPLGVPIRDGALLAATQVNDAGINVDVETRVEDTQTDPQAGISGANALVNAGFGAVVGPASSNVNLQVADQVFIPNGVVGISPSSTDPAVTDLDDNGYIFRTAPSDLLQGPAMADLAVGDTVGAESSGTLYLNDAYGQSLEESYVNAFEERDGTIDERVSFEPNQATYTSQWSSVLNQ, translated from the coding sequence ATGACGCGAAGAATCCAGCGACGAGACGTACTCAGAGGCGCCGGTGCGGTCGGAATTGCGGCCGTCGCCGGCTGTTCGACGGAGAGCGGAGACGGGGGCGACGGCGACGACGGGGGCGACGGCTCCGACGGCTCCGACGGGATGGACGGCGGAGACGGCTCCGACGGGGGCGACGGCGGCGACGTCCCCGACGCCGTGATGGTCGTCGGCTTCCCGCAGTCGGGCATCCAGCTGTTCCGCGACTTCTACTCGGAGTTCGCGGACAGCGCGCCGGACTTAGACATCATCGTCCCCGACGGGCTGATCGACGGCGACCTCCCGAGCGAGGTCGACAACGCTATGAACAACGTCATCGGCACCGCGCCGTCCGCGGGCGGTCCCGGCGCGGAGTTCTTCACGTCGTCGTACGAGGAGGAGTACGGCGAGGCGCCCGGCGTGTTCACCGCGCAGGCGTACGACGCGATGGCGGTCGAGATCCTCGCGGCCACCGCCGCGGGCGAGAACGACGGCGAGGCGATCCGCGACCGCGTCCGGACCGTCGCCAATCCCGGCGGCGAGGAGTTCGGTCCGGCCGACCTCCCCGAGGCCGTCGAGACGGTCGCCGGCGGCGACCCGGTCCACTACGTGGGCGCGTCCTCCAGCGTTAACTTCGACGTCAACGGCGACGTGGCCACCGCCGCGTACGACATCACGGACTTCCAGGACGGCGAGCTGGTCACTCTCGACACCGTCGAGTTCGGGAACGACCTCACCGAGGAGGACCTGAACGCGACCGCCGAAGCCCCCGTGGGCGTCGACTCCTTCACCGCCCGGATCGGCGTGTTGATGCCGGAGACGGGCGACCTCGGGCCGCTCGGCGTCCCGATCCGCGACGGCGCGCTGCTCGCGGCCACGCAGGTCAACGACGCCGGCATCAACGTCGACGTCGAGACCCGCGTCGAGGACACCCAGACCGACCCGCAGGCCGGTATCTCGGGCGCGAACGCCCTCGTCAACGCGGGCTTCGGCGCGGTCGTCGGCCCGGCGTCGTCGAACGTCAACCTCCAGGTGGCCGACCAGGTGTTCATCCCGAACGGCGTCGTCGGCATCTCGCCGTCGTCGACCGACCCGGCCGTGACGGACTTAGACGACAACGGCTACATCTTCCGGACCGCGCCCTCCGACCTGCTTCAGGGGCCCGCGATGGCCGACCTCGCCGTCGGGGACACCGTCGGCGCCGAGAGCTCCGGGACGCTGTACCTCAACGACGCGTACGGCCAGTCGTTAGAGGAGTCGTACGTCAACGCGTTCGAGGAGCGCGACGGGACGATCGACGAGCGCGTCTCCTTCGAGCCGAATCAGGCGACGTACACCAGCCAGTGGTCGAGCGTGCTGAACCAGTAG
- the heR gene encoding heliorhodopsin HeR, with product MSTSNSAAAETGGRTSARDTQLRLWNAVMAVLHFLQGAAMVALADRVLWPITRTRYGFDPGTETIFPETVSFVDANLPLLVAGFLFVSAFAHAAIATVLYDRYVAYLDRGMNPYRWYEYAVSASLMIVVIGMLAGVWDLGTLTALFGLVAVMNLCGLLMERRNESTDETDWTPFWVGVVAGVVPWVVIAITFLGTVTASNGEFPTFVIYIYVSIFVFFNLFTLNMALQYREVSRWKDYLFGEKAYILLSLVAKSALAWQVYFGTLNSPI from the coding sequence ATGTCTACATCGAACAGCGCGGCCGCCGAGACCGGCGGGCGGACGTCAGCGAGGGATACGCAACTTCGGCTGTGGAACGCCGTCATGGCCGTCTTACACTTCCTACAGGGGGCAGCGATGGTCGCCCTCGCCGACCGGGTCCTGTGGCCGATCACGCGGACGAGATACGGCTTCGACCCCGGAACAGAGACTATCTTTCCGGAAACGGTCTCCTTCGTCGACGCGAACCTCCCCCTGCTCGTGGCGGGGTTCCTCTTCGTCTCCGCGTTCGCCCACGCGGCGATCGCGACCGTGCTGTACGACCGGTACGTCGCGTACCTCGACAGGGGGATGAACCCTTACCGCTGGTACGAGTACGCCGTGAGCGCCTCGCTGATGATCGTCGTCATCGGCATGCTGGCCGGGGTCTGGGACCTCGGAACGCTCACGGCGCTGTTCGGACTGGTCGCCGTGATGAACCTCTGTGGACTCCTGATGGAGCGGCGCAACGAGTCGACCGACGAGACGGACTGGACGCCGTTCTGGGTCGGCGTCGTCGCCGGTGTCGTGCCCTGGGTCGTCATCGCGATCACGTTCCTCGGCACGGTGACGGCCAGCAACGGGGAGTTCCCCACCTTCGTCATCTACATCTACGTCTCGATCTTCGTCTTCTTCAACCTCTTCACGCTGAACATGGCGCTCCAGTACCGGGAGGTGTCGCGGTGGAAAGACTACCTCTTCGGCGAGAAGGCGTACATCCTGTTGAGCCTCGTCGCGAAGTCCGCGTTGGCCTGGCAGGTGTACTTCGGGACCCTCAACTCCCCGATCTGA
- a CDS encoding Rrf2 family transcriptional regulator encodes MNDGSPPEEFADINEAVGAEWEAETTPYERVRRVIEHAYDLVSADTVAEEARTAPKTARKHLNALATEGFVETANGDHGGTLYRRSPESLVVEQAAEILERVSTDDLVARIREMRTRLAELQSEYGVESPEELTVDRTNHALAASESASDGPDPETVREWKTLRRNLAFANAALSIGNAERFVDDDRSPGDGGVPV; translated from the coding sequence ATGAACGACGGAAGCCCACCGGAGGAGTTCGCGGACATCAACGAGGCGGTCGGCGCCGAGTGGGAGGCCGAAACGACGCCGTACGAACGCGTCCGGCGCGTCATCGAGCACGCGTACGACCTCGTCTCGGCCGACACGGTCGCGGAGGAGGCGCGAACCGCGCCGAAAACCGCCCGCAAACACCTAAACGCGCTCGCGACGGAGGGGTTCGTCGAGACGGCGAACGGCGACCACGGCGGGACGCTGTACCGGCGCTCGCCGGAGTCGCTGGTCGTCGAGCAGGCCGCGGAGATCCTCGAACGCGTCTCCACCGACGACCTCGTCGCTCGGATCCGAGAGATGCGGACGCGGCTCGCAGAGCTCCAGTCGGAGTACGGCGTCGAGTCTCCTGAGGAACTGACCGTCGACCGAACGAACCACGCGCTCGCGGCGTCCGAGTCCGCGTCGGATGGCCCCGATCCGGAGACGGTCCGCGAGTGGAAGACGCTCCGGCGGAACCTCGCGTTCGCGAACGCGGCCCTCTCGATCGGCAACGCGGAGCGGTTCGTCGACGACGACCGCAGCCCCGGCGACGGCGGCGTCCCCGTATAA
- a CDS encoding gamma-glutamyltransferase family protein has product MEPDLDRFTSRRSTVYGQRGVVATSQPLASEAGIEVLREGGNAFDAAVATAAALNVVEPTSTGLGGDVFALYRTADGEVGAMRSCGGAPADATIENVRAALAEDDDADSYYPDDGGYAVDDAGEAGMPFYGPHAVTVPGTARGWEATVEELGRLSLGDALAPAIRYATEGYPVSEVIASYWASADALFTDDHAREAYLFDDEPPSVGQTVTMPRLGESMRTIAEEGADVVYEGEIAEAIADEVQSQGGFMTVDDLAEFEVEWPDPVSTTYNGAEVYELPPNNQGLIALEALNVAAELGAGEHEYDSPERVHYFAEAMKRAFHDGHRYITDPEYEEVPPLASSEWAEERAAGVGATASHDVSFGVPNANAEDADTVLLTVADEAGNVVSYINSRFAGFGSGLVAGDTGIALQNRGASFSLDPEHPNSLEPGKRPFHTLIPGVVRFDEDDWAAFGVMGGYMQPQGHVQVISNLVDYDMPLQRALDEPRWRYRESGELALEPHFDGDAAAKLVRKDHDVRTLSPVMFGGAQIARNRKGVLSAATEPRKDGNAQGY; this is encoded by the coding sequence ATGGAGCCAGACCTGGACCGATTCACGTCTCGCCGGTCGACCGTGTACGGCCAGCGCGGCGTGGTGGCGACCAGCCAGCCGCTCGCCAGCGAGGCGGGCATCGAAGTGTTACGCGAGGGCGGCAACGCGTTCGACGCCGCGGTCGCGACCGCCGCCGCGCTCAACGTCGTCGAGCCCACCTCGACCGGGCTGGGCGGCGACGTGTTCGCGCTGTACCGGACCGCGGACGGCGAGGTCGGCGCGATGCGCTCCTGCGGCGGCGCCCCCGCGGACGCGACGATCGAAAACGTCCGGGCCGCGCTGGCGGAGGACGACGACGCGGACTCGTACTACCCCGACGACGGCGGCTACGCGGTCGACGACGCGGGCGAGGCCGGGATGCCCTTCTACGGCCCGCACGCGGTCACGGTCCCCGGGACGGCCCGCGGCTGGGAGGCGACCGTCGAGGAGCTGGGCCGGCTGAGCCTCGGGGACGCGCTCGCGCCGGCCATCCGCTACGCGACGGAGGGGTACCCGGTGTCGGAGGTGATCGCCTCCTACTGGGCGAGCGCCGACGCGCTGTTCACCGACGACCACGCCCGCGAGGCGTACCTGTTCGACGACGAGCCGCCGAGCGTCGGACAGACGGTGACGATGCCGCGGCTGGGCGAGTCGATGCGGACGATCGCGGAGGAGGGCGCGGACGTCGTCTACGAGGGCGAGATCGCCGAGGCGATCGCCGACGAGGTACAGTCGCAGGGCGGGTTCATGACCGTCGACGACCTCGCGGAGTTCGAGGTCGAGTGGCCCGACCCGGTGTCGACCACGTACAACGGCGCCGAGGTGTACGAACTGCCGCCGAACAACCAGGGGCTCATCGCGCTGGAGGCGCTCAACGTCGCCGCGGAGCTCGGCGCGGGCGAGCACGAGTACGACTCGCCGGAGCGCGTCCACTACTTCGCTGAAGCGATGAAACGCGCCTTCCACGACGGCCACCGCTACATCACCGACCCCGAGTACGAGGAGGTCCCGCCGCTGGCGTCGAGCGAGTGGGCGGAAGAGCGCGCCGCCGGCGTCGGCGCGACCGCCTCGCACGACGTCTCCTTCGGCGTGCCGAACGCGAACGCCGAGGACGCCGACACCGTCCTCCTCACGGTGGCCGACGAGGCGGGCAACGTCGTCTCCTACATCAACTCCCGGTTCGCCGGCTTCGGCTCCGGACTCGTCGCGGGCGACACCGGCATCGCGCTCCAGAACCGCGGCGCGTCGTTCTCGCTCGACCCCGAGCACCCGAACTCGCTCGAACCCGGCAAGCGGCCCTTCCACACGCTCATTCCGGGCGTGGTCCGGTTCGACGAGGACGACTGGGCGGCGTTCGGCGTGATGGGCGGGTACATGCAGCCGCAGGGCCACGTCCAGGTTATCTCGAACCTCGTCGACTACGATATGCCGCTCCAGCGCGCGCTCGACGAGCCGCGGTGGCGCTACCGCGAGAGCGGCGAACTGGCGCTCGAACCGCACTTCGACGGCGACGCCGCGGCCAAGCTCGTCCGGAAGGACCACGACGTGCGGACGCTCTCGCCGGTCATGTTCGGCGGCGCGCAGATCGCCCGGAACCGGAAGGGTGTTCTCTCGGCCGCGACCGAACCGCGGAAGGACGGCAACGCACAGGGGTACTGA